Within the Corynebacterium afermentans subsp. lipophilum genome, the region CGTCGATGTTGCCCTCGAGCGCGAAGTGCACCAGACGCCCGTCGCGGGCGCGGCCGGACATGCGCTGCGTGCGGTCGTTCTTGCGGCCGTCCTCCTGCACCAAAAGCTCCTGGCGCGTACCAACGAGCTTCGCGTTCTCCTCCGCACTGATGCGCTCCTGCAGCGCATGGAGGCGCTCGAAACGCTCCTGGACCACGGCCTTAGGGATCTGTTTTTCCATCTCCGCCGCCGGAGTGCCGGGGCGCGGCGAGTACTGGAAGGTAAACGCAGAGGTGAAGCGGGCCTTTTCCACGACGTCGAGGGTGGCCTGGAAGTCTTCTTCGGTCTCGCCCGGGAAGCCGACAATGATGTCGGTGGTGATCGCCGCGTGGGGCAGCTTCTCGCGCACCTCGTCCAAAATGGCCAGGAACTTCTTGGAGCGGTAGGACCTGCGCATGTCCTTGAGCACCTTGTCGGAGCCGGACTGCAGCGGCATGTGCAGCTGCGGGCACACGTTCGGCGTCTCCGCCATGGCGTCGATGACGTCGGACGTGAACTCCGCCGGGTGCGGGGAGGTGAAACGCACGCGCTCCAAGCCCTCGATGTCGCCGCAGGCGCGCAGCAGTTTGGAAAACGCCGAGCGGTCGCGCTCCATGTCCTCGTCGACGAAGTTCACGCCATAGGAATTGACGTTCTGCCCCAACAGCGTCACCTCGGACACACCCTGGTCCACCAACGCCTTAACTTCGGCGAGGATCTCGCCCGGACGGCGGTCCACTTCCTTGCCGCGCAAGCTGGGCACGATGCAGAAGGTGCACGTGTTGTTGCAGCCCACAGAGATGGACACCCAGCCGGCGTAAGCAGACTCGCGCTTCGCGGGGAGCACGGACGGAAAGACCTCGAGGGCCTCCACGATCTCCACCTGGGCTTCATCCTCCACACGCGCCCGGTCGAGCAATGCCGGCAGCGCGGAGATGTTGTGGGTGCCAAAGACGGCGTCGACCCACGGCGCCTTTTCAATAACGGTGTCGCGGTCCTTTTGCGCCAGGCACCCGCCGACGGCGATCTGCATGCCGGGGTGCTCGGCCTTGACGTTCTTCAGCTGTCCGAGCGAGCCGTAGAGGCGCTTGTCAGCGTTCTCGCGCACCGCGCAGGTGTTGAAAACCACCAGGTCGGGTTGCTCGCCTGCATCGGCCGCGACGTAGCCCGCGTCTTCGAGCATGCCGGAAAGGCGCTCGGAGTCGTGCACGTTCATCTGGCAGCCGAACGTACGCACCTCGTAGGTGAGGGAATTGTTGTTTTGGGTCGTGCTCGCCGTAGTCACGGCGAGACAGTCTAACCAGGTGGGCTACAACCGCGAAATGACGTCTGCCAGCCCGTCGATCTGTGCGTCGGTGTGGGTGGCCATCACCGTCACCCGCAGCATCGCCGCACCCCGCGGGACGGTAGGCCAGCGGATCGCGGGCACGAAGTACCTGGCTTCGCGCAGTGTGGCGGATGCGTCGACTGCTTTGGCCTCGTCGCCGATGGGCACCGGGATAATCGGGCTGGCCCAGTCGCCCATCCCGAGGTGGCCTGCCAA harbors:
- the miaB gene encoding tRNA (N6-isopentenyl adenosine(37)-C2)-methylthiotransferase MiaB, with translation MTTASTTQNNNSLTYEVRTFGCQMNVHDSERLSGMLEDAGYVAADAGEQPDLVVFNTCAVRENADKRLYGSLGQLKNVKAEHPGMQIAVGGCLAQKDRDTVIEKAPWVDAVFGTHNISALPALLDRARVEDEAQVEIVEALEVFPSVLPAKRESAYAGWVSISVGCNNTCTFCIVPSLRGKEVDRRPGEILAEVKALVDQGVSEVTLLGQNVNSYGVNFVDEDMERDRSAFSKLLRACGDIEGLERVRFTSPHPAEFTSDVIDAMAETPNVCPQLHMPLQSGSDKVLKDMRRSYRSKKFLAILDEVREKLPHAAITTDIIVGFPGETEEDFQATLDVVEKARFTSAFTFQYSPRPGTPAAEMEKQIPKAVVQERFERLHALQERISAEENAKLVGTRQELLVQEDGRKNDRTQRMSGRARDGRLVHFALEGNIDGEVRPGDIVTVTITEAKPHYLIGDSGIHTHRRTKAGDNSARGEVPTTAPIGVGLGLPTIGQPAAAPADSACCGS